In the genome of Microcoleus vaginatus PCC 9802, the window CTTTTCTAAAAATGACGCAAATGCTCAGTTAATCTTCGATATTGCCCGCGATAGATATCTCGTGATGCACAACGAATGGCGCGACGAATATCGCATCTATGGGTGTGCCATGCAGCTCGATCTCATCGAAAATCAAATCTGGGTTCAACACAACAGTACCGAAATCTACATCGATCGAGAACTGATTGAACGCGGCGTGTCTCCTCAAGATATCATTCTTGGGTTTCGCTCCCCCAGCATCCGAAAACTCCTTGCCACCAACTATTCCTAGAGACAAAGGTTTGGAACAGTTAGATGGATATCTGGCTAGATTGGGACAAGATTCCGGTTGGTTGGTAATATTCGATCGCCGAGAGAATGCACCCGAACTCGAAGAACGGTTGAACACTGAGATTCATATTACTCCAATGGGGCGATCGATTACAGTAATTCGAGGGTGAAATCCTGGTATATTATGTACTAATAGTAGATGCGATATTAACTATCTTGAATTGTGGGAGACATGGCCATATTTTGCGCTTGTTTTTGCATGAATTCAATATCGGACAGCGACCAAGTGCGGGGCCCGCTGCACTGATGAGCAATTAACAGCCCCCACAGTCCTTTGTTCGTTAAAATTGGCACAACTAAATTGGCACGAACTTTCAGGCTACGCAGGAAATCTCGGTGGCATTCGTGGATTGGTTCTACTTCAATATCTGTAATTGATTTAACTCTGCCGGCTTCGTACAAAGCAGCGTATTCGTGGTTAAAACACTCGTCTGGCCCTGTTGAACCCAAGATTGAGAGTTCGATCGCACTCAACATCTCGTAAGTCACTCGACCTTGCCACTGTTTGTAAAAATGATAAAGCACTGCCCGATCGCTCTGCAAAATTTCTCGAATGTCGTAGAGGGATTTTTCAACTAATACGTCGCGCTTTAGACGATCTGTCAAGCGGTTAACAATGTTTTGCAGCCGATCGCCCGACATAGTATTAACTCCTTTAATTCCTGGTACACTCGCCCGATCTTAATTATTGAACTGGCAGCATCCCAACACCTCAAAATGTTGCGCTTCGGGATTTTCGCGCGCTCAAAAAGAAGTAATTTTGGGCTTGACAGTTGTTGATATGCCAGCAATATTATACTATTATTTTGCCTGAGATAGCAATCTTTTCGGGAAAGGGGCGATGGCGTCTAGCCCTCGCCCGTGCTACGGCTTTTTTTTACGCAGCCCTTTTGCTAAGAACCACCGACGGGACGCCTGTTCCACCCAGGAACAGAAAAGGAAGAGTTTACAAGTGCTGGGAGAATTGCTAGATCTGCCTAAAGTTGGTTCCTCTCAAAGAGAGTAATTGCTAAGATTTCTCGAAAGCTAGAGGAAGCATCAAATATGTCAGTGCTAGAAGCTGCTTGGAAACACGAATTT includes:
- a CDS encoding XisI protein — encoded protein: MDRLNEYRKIVCDFLEDFSKNDANAQLIFDIARDRYLVMHNEWRDEYRIYGCAMQLDLIENQIWVQHNSTEIYIDRELIERGVSPQDIILGFRSPSIRKLLATNYS
- a CDS encoding GAF domain-containing protein, giving the protein MSGDRLQNIVNRLTDRLKRDVLVEKSLYDIREILQSDRAVLYHFYKQWQGRVTYEMLSAIELSILGSTGPDECFNHEYAALYEAGRVKSITDIEVEPIHECHRDFLRSLKVRANLVVPILTNKGLWGLLIAHQCSGPRTWSLSDIEFMQKQAQNMAMSPTIQDS